The Carassius carassius chromosome 32, fCarCar2.1, whole genome shotgun sequence DNA window ttgtgtgtgtatatgtgtatgtttatatatatatatatatatatatatatatatatatatgtatatatatgtatgtatgtatatatatatatatatatatatatatatatatgtatgtatgtatatatgtatgtatgtatgtatgtatgtatgtatgtatgtatatgtatgtatatatatatacacagtacagaccaaaagtttggacacaccttctcattcaaagagttttctttattttcataactatgaaaattgtagagtcacactgaaggcatcaaaactatgaattaacacatgtggaattatatacataacaaaaaactgaaaatatgtcatattctaggttcttcaaagtagccaccttttgctttgattactgctttgcacactcttgggattctcttgatgagcttcaagaggtagtcacctgaaatggtcttccaacagtcttgaaggagttccccgagagatgcttagcacttgttggcccttttgccttctgtctgcggtccagctcacccctaaaccatctcgattgggttcaggttcgGTGAcggtggaggccaggtcatctggcgcagcaccccatcactctccttcttggtcaaatagcccttgatgccttcagtgtgactctacaattttcatagtcatgaaagtaaagaaatctctttgaatgagaaggtgtgtccaaacttttggtctgtactgtgtatatatatatatatatatatatatatatatatatatatatatatatatatatatatgagagagagagagattaaatatatttaataataaatatatcaaaatacatTTGAACTAAGCTTTCTGTAGAATTCAGCTTTAAAAAATGGTTTGTCTCTATGTGTATTACCATCTATGTGTACAGAGAACAGATTATGGCTGTTCTGAATGCACAAACGGCAGTGCAGTTTCAACAGTATGCCAAAGAGCAGTATCCAGACAATCCAGACCAGCAGCAGTTACTCATCAGACAGCTGCAGGAACAGCACTACCAACAGTACATGCACCAGGCCCTCCGCTTACAGCAGGTATGAGTACAGCCAGAGACTTTAGATTCAAGTAAGCTTCTTACCATGATTCTTAAAAGGCTAGTCAAGATTTTGACATAATAAAAGGTCTTTAAAAATAATCCTGcaaaacattatattttgttggaaaaaaaagctaaaaaaatgactagtttgcatatttatattataatcactGCCGCTGACTATACAGATTTAATGGAGAGTTCACACAGAAACATGAaagtaaacaatttcaaacatttttgtttgtaaataatgattttatatggataattctttcaaaacatttattcACATGCAATCATGAGAGGGCGTTGATACTTATTACTATGAAATGACATAAGTCAATCGTAACATTTGACGTTTATACTAACAAGCATCGAAGGTCAGAATGAGGTTTGAAAATAATCATTTTTgcaaatatatgtttttgtgaacaaaaaaaatattttatattttatgtacttCATTTGAACTGAACCCCAGGAAAcgttacaataataaataaaatgtcataaaccCTTTATATTTCTCCTCTATGACTTCAGATGGCCTTGCAGAAGCAGCCGGACTCAAATGTGAATCAAATGTCAGAAGCTCTTCCTTCTCCTTTGTCATATGAAGCTGTGTCCACCTGCAATCCCAACAGCCAATCAAATTCATTCGAGAATCAGGAACAACAGACAGACTCAAAAGCCTTCCATTTGTGTGTAGAAGACAAAACAGGAGGTGtgttgtttctgtctgtctgtctatctcttctttcttaaattgatcaaagtgatagtaaagactttcACATTATTTTCTAACGATAGTGAAGGCGTTTATCATTgccatttcatttattaataaaaaaatatgaagacagaatagaaatagaataatgACTGCAGAACATACAGATTTGCAATCACAGGAACCAATTGTATATAGTTATACGGTTTATAAAtatacagttttcatttttaataatatttcacagtattcttGTTACTGTacgtgttattttttattttaagatttaggTATTTGTGTCTATTTCTGGTTGTATTCCacagtaataaaaatatacaaatataattgtaaaataaaagttatttgtaaaaatattattttagcatACAAGTGAaaataacagacatgaaacacTTCTttgcccttttttttctttattaaatgcAGAAGTCATTGCTTCCTCTATGTGGACACGGCCTCAAATTAAGGAGTTTAAGGAAAAGCTGATGCACGATCAGGACTCCGTGATCACAGTGGGCCGAGGGGAGGTGTTGACGCTTCGGGTGCCCACTCATCAGGATGGCTCACACCTGTTTTGGGAATTCGCCACTGATCACTACGATATCGGTTTTGGGCTGTACTTTGAGTGGAAGGACATGACCATGCCAGCAAGCACTGAAACTACTGAAACTAAAGAAGGTAAGAGGATGGATTTCTTTGACAGAGAGAAATActgaatcaaatatttatttttgttttattctatttcCTCATTTAAGGCACAGAACAAGTTGAAGGAGAGGAGCAGGCAGAACAGGGCAGATGTCCACTGGTACATGAGATTGTTCCTGTTTCCCGTCGTGACAGCCATGAGGAAGTTTATGCAGGCAGTCACCAATATCCTGGTCAAGGAGTTCATCTTCTGAAATTTGACAATTCCTACTCCCTCTGGAGGCCAAAAGTTGTCTATTACAGAGTTTATTACACCAGATAAACATCAGCAGACCAGGTTCTGCATTCACAGTCCACCTTTGAGCATGCTCTTTAAAAGAGGCCTAGTGCTCAAGCTTTTGAATGCAAAGGAATTTGCATTGTGTTCTCAAGATACATGTATCCTGCTTTGGAGTCATGATCCTTGGGCATCCtatgctttttttaatatatttttacatacaaGAAGACCATTTTTCCAATATCTTATGTTTATTATGTTGAATCAATGAAGGAGTGGTGTatactaattattttatttaattgatgtGATTGATTCCAGCACTTTAAAGTTTAAGATGGATCCCAAAACAGGTGATATCTCACCATATTTTTCTTTGGTTTATAGGactgttttattgttgtgtgGGTGGTTGAAGAGATCAAACAGTAgattatttaataattgtttctttttatattaCGGCCTAATCTTACTGTAAACATGATTGTTCCATTTTATATGTTAATTATAACCAGGATTTGTTAAACTTTTGAGAGGTTGTCTATATGTTTGCACAAAAAAAGCGTATTTGTGCATACAAGCAAGTCAAGAACTAGTAGTACTAGTACTCCAAAATGTTGGCTTTCTGGTAAAGGTTCTTATTGATATATTTTGGTATACAATATTGATATATTATAAGTGGCAGCTAATCTTGCAGCTAAGGTAGggatttttgtctttttaattgtctttgtattttttgtattgccCCATTGATATCTGTAGACCTGTGGGAGACCCCACAGTGCaatctaattttttatttaacattgtgTGAGGAGGGgtttattttatgtgaaataaatgcttttataccCTTCATAAGTGTCCATGTTTATGAAGTATATTTAAATTATCGTGGAAATTATTGTATAGCCCCAATaaatttttctgcatttttttctgCAATAAAGTAACGTATATATCCAAAACTTTTAAATCACAAGGTTAAATTCATCCGGCTGGCACACATAATGACTTTATTGCAATAGTTCATACTTTACTGATGCATAATCAAACAGTATATTCATACCTATTCAATttatttggtagtaaaacaaaataaaaaatgactctAGTGTCTACCATAGTTTCTTAATATAGTATGTAGTAGTGAATCCTATGTTGATCTTTAGTTACGTGTTATAGCAGCATTTATAGCACTGCGTAAAGCAGACAGCAGCCTGATCTTGTCCTCTTCTCTATCTGTAGCACAGATCCACTGACGCTTCGGGCTCTCCAGCTGAAAAGCGTTTCGAACATCTGAAAAGATTATGGATAGgttgaaatgtatatataatttcatatgttATAACTTTCATAAATACGACATATAAGAcataattatttctattttttgtcTGGTAGAGTAGTGTGGTATTGCTAACATAATGAACATTGCATTGCAGTTTGAAGTTATAATGACACGTACACTTCGTGTCTGTGATTTCTGTGAGATTTAGACAGTGAAGAGCCACAGAGGCCAGAAAGGTGTGAGTCGTGTTCACTGTCAGGCAAAATGGCACGTTTGACACGCTCCTCTCAGTCAGCATTAGAGCATCATTGAACAGAAACAACCCCAGGTCACTCACATGCTCGTACATCCtgagaagaaaaagagagagaataaaCTCATCACAAATCAGTAGGCTTGCTTGAGTAAATCCGTTtccataaaggaatagttcaccccaaaaattacaattagcATACTCAACCAGGTCacctaagatgtagatgagtttgtttcttcacttgaacagatttgcagaaatgtagcattacattacttgctcaccaatagatcctctgcagtgaatgggtgccatcagaatgagttcaaacagctgatgaaaacatcacaataatccacacgactccagtccatcaattaatgtcttttgAAACAAAGCTGCAtgattgtaagaaacaaattcatcattaaggtAAGTATTCCACTTCAAACCGTTGTTTCCAGCTAAAATAGATCATCCATATGTGACCACAAAGGCAGCGTTATTAggaattatggactcatattttggccagaagcgacTGTTTAAACTTAAAAGGCTTTAAATTATggattgtttcttacaaacaaacagTTTTTTGCTTCACAAGGCGTAATTTGATTGACGAGTCGTGGATTActtctggattattgtgatgttgtttttttcagctgtttggactctcgttctgacggcacccattaactGCATTCAATTGCGGattaagtgatgtaatgctaagttTCTTATTTACTGATTTAATCAATAAAAGATTTCAGATTTCTCACCCGGCCAGAAGGtaagaattttacattttggggtgaacaatttcattaataaaaaatatttgctgcttattaattcaAACATATCGAGTTATGCTGTTGTTAGTTATCTACAAACAGAATATGACTGGCTTCATGTAGACAGAGAGACTCCTGTTTCTCTGTCATTTGATCTCAGGTCAGTGACGGCACCTGAGAGAGGCAGCAATGTCTCCGTTAAGGCAGCTCAGTAATGCCACATCCTGTGTGGTGACCAAGTATCTGCTTTCCTCCAACAAATTCTGaataaagtacaaaaacactCTGTTATACTGTGTATGAACACTGACGTCTGAATATACACATGACTGTCCATCCCAggcttttccttttcttttaagTACAGAACAGCCTGAGAGAACCTGATCTCTGTAAATAAATGGCTGCTGTGATGACTATGCAACTTACTGGGCAGCTTTGGATTGTGCTCTGTGTCTCCATGATTCTCGAGTCTCGATCAAGACTCTTTTTCAACTGGGAATGAATAGCAAAGCATTGTCTTAAATGAAGGTAAACACATCCATGTTCATATCAATTCACTGAGCACTTCGTTTTTAATCACACCTTGTGGATGAAGCCTCTATAAGTCCGCAGTGAGTTGAGAGCAGACGATAACTTTGTGTAGTCCGGATGCTCAGATGGTGTGTGTAGTGTTAATGCCTGAAGCAAAGTTACATATACCTCCACTCGTGCGGATGGTGTGAGAAACAGCTCCTGGAGACTGGATATATACGTTTGGAGAGTTGCTAGAGCCACTCTTGTACAACTTTTCTCAATTGTCTGAAAAGCAGCAGAGCTGTATTTTTAACTGTACCTCAGCATTCTTGTAGCAACAGTCCGGTCGTGTCTCTTCAGAAAGCTGCGGAATACAGGAAGCATCTCACGGCACTACAAAACATGCAAAATGATGTAACAGATAATGACTCAGTATATAAGATAATGTACATAAGTATTATACACTAGaagtattaaaaaatgtttggtttgtttgtttttaaagaagtcttttatgctcatttTAAGCTGCATGTACTTGATCAAAAATTCTATAAAATCAGTAATAGTCATAGAAAtggtaattattaaaataactgtaattgtataatatattttttttatgtaatttattcttgtggtgCCAAAGCCACATTTTTGCAGTCATAACTCctgtgatcctttagaaatcattctaatatttgggGCAAGGAACGTTTCTTCTTCctattatcagtgtttaaaacaattgtgctgcttaatatttttgtggaaagcataatactttttaatgaattctttcatgaacagaaaagaaaaaacatcaatatgtttgattttttttggaACAATGTATATTGTcacttttataaattattatatatcataaatatcaggaattattaattcataaacgTTATTAGTTTTATGGGGTTGTACCTGAACTAACCTTTCCTTGTCATACGTAGGTCAAATCATCTGATATTTCAAAAGACTTGCTGATATTGACAAAAGTCTGCAGGGGTCTCTATGTTAGCATTTCCAGCGTTATCctgtttcctgttttttttttttcctgcatgcctcTGCACATTGCTTGTACCACATGATTTTGATTTGGCAGTTAGGTGTttcaaatatttagattttgtcaAAACTGCTTCACTGCTTTGATTATGATGACAATAAAATATTATACCAAGCTATCcacttatgttttgtttttaacataccTTGTCTATACTTCTGAGAATGGTAGGATAGTTGTTGAAAAAATTAGTGTAGACACGTAACTTGGTGCAAAACTTGACACAAACATCCCCCACACACTGCAGCGGACCCCACTCCTCCCACCTCTCAGTCAGCTCCTTCAGAAAAACACTGTGAAGAGCAGAGTCTTAGACAATAACAGAGAGATACAGAAACAGAAAATTATATGTGGAAACATGGAAATCTTTGACCTGTTTGTCTCCAATATATCCAGCAGAGGGCAGAAGATGGTGATGAGACTGACCGAGCTGATGATGGCTCGGTTGGAGTCCAGTGCAGCTCGGAGAGGGGTGTAGTACACTGTGGCCACGGCTTGAAGTTGTCTCACGTATGTTTTCTCACTATTTAAAAGCTCTTTGCACACAGCACTGCGTCTGTCTGCATCACTTTGCAAGCCCTAACAAAAAGGACACATTTTTAAGCACTGAAGTCATTGGGTAAACCAAATGAATgatctaaaacaaaaacattaacagtAACCTTTGGAGATTCTGGATTGAGGCCATTTAAGGAAGCACTTTCTGTAAGAAACTCCATGTTCTTCAAACCATTGTTAACTGAAACTTTCAGTAGAAAGTGACCCAAGAAGTCTAAGGGATCATCCTACAGCATGACAGTGAATCAGCTTTAGTATAATACAGCAAGATAATCTGAGATTTACTGGAACAAAATGTTTCTTGCTTACCGGAGTCTCATTCATCATGGCCACGAGCCCATGAACCAAACACTGTATGACCTCTGATTTAAGGGAAATGACAGGCATCTTAATATGATCCCAGAGGAACAGACCTGGAAAGGCCACACAAACAAGGAAAATGGTTTGAATACATACACAGGAGGGTAAATATAAGGTATGTAATTGACGTAACTGCACAAGACTATGTTTTCATTTCTGACTTGCCCAGGATGCGGCCTCTGATCTCTTGACACATGAAGTGCAGCTGTGGCCCCAGCTGTTTCCGCAGATGCTTACAGGCTTCCTCTACCCATTCGGCCTGTCTGCACCAGCTAAGAAGAAAGGTCTCATGCAGGTACACCAACGGAGGAAACTCACCAGACCCAGACCACTCACTGAGAACTAGCAAAAACACAGAAACAAGTGATACATGACGTAATATATGAATTATctaaacgaatgaatgaatgaacaaacaagaaatgtttttttttttttttaatcaacattcaaattaatgttctttaaaaaatatatgtttttaagcttttattttaatttttttatttaaatgttaagttttAACATTTTGCTgtatgcatttgtcatttttatctaatttctttattttttaaaatgtttataggtagtatttataaagttttagcttttagttttggatcggtttttatttatttaatactagcctACAATTGATTGCTtttgttgtcctcatttgtaaatcgctttggataaaagtgtctgataaatgactatatatatatatatatatatatatatatatatatatgtatattatgagAAACAACTTCTACATAGACGTAATGTAACTCCCtgttattacttttctttttatacagaatatacatacatatatacatatacatatatatatatatatatatatatatatatatatatatacaaacacacacacacacagagatacatacacatacatacatacatatatatatatatatataacatattaactgtaatttcctgtaaaatttacagtgaaaaccCGTAAACTGACTGGATGAAAAAAATTtcaaattcccagaattctctgcattgcatttcaaattttgtttgaatttgatgtttttttctttgaaataattatgtttcctcttatttatttcttaactgttatgtttattgtttatcatgatggtgtttagtgcttgtgtgaatgacactgtgcaccttccatgtatcttattatttaaaagctgcttgtgatgggctttgtttcatcacgtgactttctcatcaccacctgcttttggtggttaccagtgtattacaaaggtacaaaacagatttcagtacttcaataagttggtatattaacattatatcagttaaattacgatattaaattgtaaatttaaggtaaaaccgttaaacctaaaatggtgttaccatatttttacggtataattctggcaaccacagctggcGGTTTTTTACCATGTATTTtacggattttttttttacagtgtaggtcaCTTCATAATTCTACTTCCATATGTGATATTTATATGTGTTATATGGTACTTTCGACTGAAAGTATAATAACCCACTCTAGAGAAATTTTTCTGTAACTCACTGTGCTGGTAGGAGCCCGTACAGATCCCTGTGGGAGCTCTGACATTCAGACCAGTCAATACGGACAGCTTCCTCATCAGATCCATCCCTGCAACTGAGCCATAAAACAGTTCCTGAATGAAAGCTACTTACAGCAAATGTTACATAGGACAAAATGCCACTGGGACAATCCAGACAAACTCTACCTGAAGCTGCCAGGGGAGCAAAGATGTTCAGACTCCCTCCTTCTGAAGCAGGAACTACCCAACCACACAGATTCTCCCAGAACTCCCTCACACCTGGCTTTAGCAATGTTTTCTCAGTTATGCTCATTCCTGGATAAAAGACAATGTAGTCAatgtatacatacatgcatatatatctGTAGGATATAATCATTACAGAGATTTAatctttacatttcaaatatttaattcttctttttcttatattatattttagGCCTATCGATACAGATgatgtttgttgtgttttgttgacTTGTTCATCATTTACAGCTTATTTTGTATGagtgtgacatgacattcagccaagtatggtgacccatactcagaattcgtgctctgcatttaacccatccaaagtgaacacacacagcagtgaacacacaaaccgtgaacacacacccggagcagtgggcagccatttatgctgcggtgcccggggagcagttgggggttcagtgccttgctcaagggcacttaagttgtgatattgccagcccgagatttgaACACAAAACCCTAGtctaactctctaaccactaggccatgacttcccttattttgtaattttttttaattgattaaaagtaTTGTAATTTATTAAAGTGATTCAAATATTTGGTATAAATTTGACAGCAGCTGTGTGTTTTACATGGTTATAAAATCTGCCCTCATTAAGAAAAACTATTCCAGCAGGCAAAAACTGCCtgttattacttttctttttataCAATTAGATTGGACGCAACGTTGAATTACTTAAGGAAATTACCATCTGTGAGAGTTATCTCTTCTGTGCTTCCTGTCACCAAAATTCCAAGACTTTGCACCATCCTGCCTTGAATGACCCTTTCCGCCAGAGAAACCAGAGCCTTCAAGGTCATTCCTTGTGAGTCATACGGTAAAACCACCACAGGTACTTGCACCGCGGCCAGAAGCAGCTAGAAATATAAAGTTAAGTTCAAAAGTTCATAAAGAACTGTCTATCATTCAACAAGAGACATAGCTCAATGATAGACATGAATGAGAAATAACATTTTACTTCATATCCAGGAACACTGGATGACACAAGCAGGAAATGAGGAAGAGGACTACAGGAAGATTTGACTGGCTGGGTGAACactgaactgaaagaaaacaacatGCTCAGGATTATAGCATGTTAAAGGTATATAAAGGTATAGGCTACTAAAATATGATGGATGGAAAAATCCAGAAAGATATTCACCAATGTTGCTACCGTAATACTGACCTCTTAGTTTTCAATAAACTGGTGGCACATGTGCTCCCAAGAGTGTTATTCCATCTTAAATCAAGCCGTGGGTCTTTTATATCCACACTAGAGAGTAAATTTTCCAATCGGCACTTGTCCTACATAAGAAAGCCATgacaaataacacttttgtgtACATTTTCCTTGAATATAGTACAAGACTAAGACCTGACGATAAGTAACTAACACATGATCACCATAGTCAGTGATTTAATGCTGATTTGTAATTTGAAATACTTCAAATAAAagactgaattaaattaaattaaaataaataatacaatgaaaTAAATTTGGATGAGTCATGTTAATAGACAATTCGTTTTTGCTGTACACTTTCATTGTCAGTGTCTCACCCCAAGTTGAACAAGAGAAGCAGTAAGTGGCTTATGAATGGTTCCAGTAAATGATGTGCCCAATTTACTGGTGTTTAACCATGCCCTCCTGGTCTTCAAAGCAGCTTCTGTGGAAAAATCAGACAGAAATATGAGGACCAGAGCATTGGCCAACTGAGATTATTCTCCTTAGataatttatatgaattaaaACTTCTTAACCTCAATCAGATCATTTCATCAGGACATGCAGAGTACATGAAATGCTGGAACCCTGGCACTCACTTTTATGCTCTGCTACTTTCTGTCTGATAGTTTGTCTTATGTTGTGTTCTCTCCATCTATCTTGCTGCTCCTCTGGTGCTGTCAAACTCTCATTCAAGGTACCATAGACACCTGCTGCTTCCCGTGGAGTTAGAATATCTAAACTGGCAGTACAAGCCAAATAATGTCTTTTCCATGCCCCATACTCATGATCTGATGG harbors:
- the LOC132113262 gene encoding epithelial cell-transforming sequence 2 oncogene-like isoform X1; translated protein: MTSVEFRTTQKSKTRGNPDIINQWQMNVSDYRQSLTDAPRIDASETRFSAWTPVTNKACNQQLFQERTALVLHWFDLWTDRQRKEFISQLLKRCSKTQLKFTRDCLAESVPITRMDFTAVLPRILSLYIMSFLSPRDICSAAQVCWHWKFLAEQDCLWSPKCIRLGWFLPYSPSDHEYGAWKRHYLACTASLDILTPREAAGVYGTLNESLTAPEEQQDRWREHNIRQTIRQKVAEHKKAALKTRRAWLNTSKLGTSFTGTIHKPLTASLVQLGDKCRLENLLSSVDIKDPRLDLRWNNTLGSTCATSLLKTKSSVFTQPVKSSCSPLPHFLLVSSSVPGYELLLAAVQVPVVVLPYDSQGMTLKALVSLAERVIQGRMVQSLGILVTGSTEEITLTDGMSITEKTLLKPGVREFWENLCGWVVPASEGGSLNIFAPLAASVAGMDLMRKLSVLTGLNVRAPTGICTGSYQHILSEWSGSGEFPPLVYLHETFLLSWCRQAEWVEEACKHLRKQLGPQLHFMCQEIRGRILGLFLWDHIKMPVISLKSEVIQCLVHGLVAMMNETPDDPLDFLGHFLLKVSVNNGLKNMEFLTESASLNGLNPESPKGLQSDADRRSAVCKELLNSEKTYVRQLQAVATVYYTPLRAALDSNRAIISSVSLITIFCPLLDILETNSVFLKELTERWEEWGPLQCVGDVCVKFCTKLRVYTNFFNNYPTILRSIDKCREMLPVFRSFLKRHDRTVATRMLSLQELFLTPSARVEVYVTLLQALTLHTPSEHPDYTKLSSALNSLRTYRGFIHKLKKSLDRDSRIMETQSTIQSCPNLLEESRYLVTTQDVALLSCLNGDIAASLRMYEHVSDLGLFLFNDALMLTERSVSNVPFCLTVNTTHTFLASVALHCLNLTEITDTKYVRNAFQLESPKRQWICATDREEDKIRLLSALRSAINAAITRN
- the LOC132113262 gene encoding epithelial cell-transforming sequence 2 oncogene-like isoform X2, which gives rise to MTSVEFRTTQKSKTRGNPDIINQWQMNVSDYRQSLTDAPRIDASETRFSAWTPVTNKACNQQLFQERTALVLHWFDLWTDRQRKEFISQLLKRCSKTQLKFTRDCLAESVPITRMDFTAVLPRILSLYIMSFLSPRDICSAAQVCWHWKFLAEQDCLWSPKCIRLGWFLPYSPSDHEYGAWKRHYLACTASLDILTPREAAGVYGTLNESLTAPEEQQDRWREHNIRQTIRQKVAEHKKAALKTRRAWLNTSKLGTSFTGTIHKPLTASLVQLGDKCRLENLLSSVDIKDPRLDLRWNNTLGSTCATSLLKTKSSVFTQPVKSSCSPLPHFLLVSSSVPGYELLLAAVQVPVVVLPYDSQGMTLKALVSLAERVIQGRMVQSLGILVTGSTEEITLTDGMSITEKTLLKPGVREFWENLCGWVVPASEGGSLNIFAPLAASVAGMDLMRKLSVLTGLNVRAPTGICTGSYQHILSEWSGSGEFPPLVYLHETFLLSWCRQAEWVEEACKHLRKQLGPQLHFMCQEIRGRILGLFLWDHIKMPVISLKSEVIQCLVHGLVAMMNETPDDPLDFLGHFLLKVSVNNGLKNMEFLTESASLNGLNPESPKGLQSDADRRSAVCKELLNSEKTYVRQLQAVATVYYTPLRAALDSNRAIISSVSLITIFCPLLDILETNSVFLKELTERWEEWGPLQCVGDVCVKFCTKLRVYTNFFNNYPTILRSIDKLSEETRPDCCYKNAESPGAVSHTIRTSGGICNFASGINTTHTI